A stretch of DNA from Carya illinoinensis cultivar Pawnee chromosome 12, C.illinoinensisPawnee_v1, whole genome shotgun sequence:
AAAGGGAAGTTATGAATCTGGATGGTAAAGGTAATATATTGAAAGCTTATTTCCTAGATAGTAGACCTTGGTGACCATAgctttagaattaaaaaaaaaacctcgaAAGTTCTAGGGAGCTTGTTGGAGAATTCTAAACTTATCTTGAGGAAATTTAAATGTGAATATGAACTTGTTTGCTTCCAAATCTTCTATTCTGAAATGTTGAGAGAAGTTCCATGCCGCACATATACTGGAGTGGATAGCCTGCATACTTAACATTCTGTCTGCAGCCAATTTCCCAACTAAGATTAGTTTTGAGGTTTTCTTTGCTACTTATGGTTCTAATTCGAGTTCTAAGTCTTGCCAGAACATAGCCTCTGTTTGGCAGATtagattaattttaatatttagaattcattttagttatttttattgtgattatttcattaaattaattatttcttactttgattaatttattatttagtttttaatttcttatttcataaattagaatttatttaatttatatttgattaGGTTCCTACAATTTTACAAATCCCTCTGAATTCAACCCCGTTCTCTCTCCCTATCCTTGGTAATCTTCTTATTAATATTTGCAGAGAAAGTTTTAACCTCCACAAATGATGCTTTTGGTACTTCCTACATAAATCTAACACTAATGAATTTAGTACTCGAGGAACTTTCATCCATTAGGTTATTTTAGAGGTCGAAAACCaggataaaaagaaaatgctgGCACTATACACAACAGTCCACACACAAATCAGAAATAGAGATGCAACGAGGAAGCAGAAAACTTCACTTCATTTCTCTCTGCTGTTCCATTAAAAATAAAGGGAATACAAGGCTTAAAAGACACATCAAAGGGTTCCACAgcaaaccaactgtgaccaggTTACAATGGGTAGATCAGagatacatttttaaaaaaataagagaagaaatTAACCACATAGAAGTGTTCCCCCGTCAAACTAAAGAATATTTTGGCTTAGCATCACCATCAAGTTTTGCTCAATCAACGTCTGTGAAGAATTTCTAATCCAACTACTGATATTCCGCATCTACTCGATCGTTGCCACCTTGCCGTCCATAAGAGTTTCCCCCACCACGCCTCGAGTGATTCTGACTCCTTTCCTTAAACCTTGGACCTATATTATGAGCTACATCTTTAGGTCCCTCAGCACTGTTTGATTTGTTATTGTTGTAGGGGGCGACTGGCTGGTACTCGTAATGTGAAGTCTGCCTCTGCCTCTCCCTCTCCCAGTTTACTGGTGGGTTATGATGTTTGCTATCTTGCCCGGATGAGTTCCAATCTCCACGAGTTTCATGCCCCCTGCTGCCAACACGGTTATTATTATGGTGTCCACTCTTGCGGTACCCCAATGATGACCGTTGTTCGTGTCTAACATCCAGAGTTTCAGGGGCTTGTTCGTCTGGGCTAACAAGAATTTCATTCGGGGAGTGGGGTCGTCCCCTGAGGGAACCTACCCTTCtccctcttttagcttgttGATGCCCTACATCCAATGGTTCTTCCACGTCAACTTTTTTAGAGGGAGATTGATCATGATCACGGTGAGGCTGTGACAAACCACCGGTTCTATTGTCATGAAGGTGTGTTTGTGGTACTGCACCCTGACGAGTAGACTCCTTTTTGTTCGTCCAGACAACTCCAGCACCTACACTTCGGCCGCTACTGGTTCTGTTTCCCTGTTGATTATTAGCAACAAATGCCTGAGATTTGGGTTGCCAATAAGCTGTTGAACGCTCCCCAATACCTCGATTTTCTGTTGTAGTAGGCAAGTGTGTTTGACTCATTTCTATGGAGGAAGATTGGGTATCAATTTTGCTGGTTTCTCCACTGCTAATTTTATTCTGATCAAGATCATTATTAGTGCCCATGCCTTTCTGTCCCTTGAATGGTTGTCGTTTTCCTCTGCCTACCACTCTCTGATCTTTTATGACAGTAACTGAAACTGACTCAGAATTGTCAGGAATGTTCCATGCATCAGGAGCATTCTTCCTTTCATCAGAATACTTTTGTGGTTCTTCCCCTGAATCTACATCCAGCAGCTGGTAATGTTCAACAGATTTTTGAACATTCCGACTAGGGTATGAAGAAGGGCCATCTTGTGTACCCTGCACACTGAACTCTGCTGAACCACGTTGCCTCCACGACCCATGCGATTTTCCCTGCTGCTTATTCTGCCTACCATCCCCATTTCGGGAGTCCAAGCCAGGCCCCACTTTTACAATAGCAGAGTCAGCAGGTTGACTACTTTCAGTGCCTGAAGAGCTATAATCTGCTCTCCCAACTCTCTCATCTGATGTAGTCTGATTTATTGAGGATGCTACCAGTTGTTGAATGCTTCCTTGCTGAGCCATTTCCTTTGCTGCAGGCTTTGGTACATATCGCTCAATTTCTGCCCTCTTATATTTGGGGTTACTCTGTACTTGATGATCACGCTTcatggatggagaaatcacttCAACTACATTTTTCTGACTGGTTTCGTCAGCATCAGCTTTGTTATGTGACGCCACTGGTGCCCAAATAACATCACCATGAAATTTCTCTGCAGTTCTATTAACTTGTGGGTTTCTTGACATCCTGCGAGAATGCTGAGATTTCCACTGGCTATTATTCACTCTACCATGAGAATCTTCCGTTGGTAAAGATGAACATTGCTCCAATAATAGATTTTCATCTTTGGACATGGTTACTGACTGAACCAAGTTAGGATCCAATTTAGTATCAGAAGCATTTGTCTTACCACATTCAGGAGAAGCATTCACAAGATTTGTTTCTTTTGATTCTAATGATGGTAAAGTAGCCATAGATGATGCTGCCTCGACTTTGTGCTTGTTCTTGCCACCCTTGTTATTCTTTTTTCTCTGAGGTAAGGAGGACTCAACCACTGCAGTTGCATTCACAGTCAAGCTCGAGGACTCAGCCACTGAATTTGAGTCCACAGGCAAGCTTGATTTGCAGCTCAAGATGGTTTCATTGGCAGCCCTACCAACTGAGACTGTGACCTTACCCACTGCATCAGTATGGTGTCTCAGTGCCTCATTAGTGCCGGTGGAAATTAACTTCACATTAGAGTTCTTTTCAAGATTCTGCTTTTGTTTGTAGCCCATACGCTTCTGCTTTGAGGCATTACCATCGTGAACATGGGAAGCATTATTACCATAACCAACATCAGCACTATCAGCATTCTGATGCAATGACACAGATTGATTGTGTACTATAGATTCCTTGTTGACACTCTTAGGTTTCTCTTGAGGTAGCTCACAGGACAAAACAGTGAATTGTTCAACTCTACCGGCACTGCCCTCACCAGTTGGATGAACTGCATTCAATTCTTGCTTGTTATCAATGGCATCACTCGAAGCATTTTCTGCATTCTGAGTTGGACCTTCCATTGAATGTTTACGCCTATCCAACTCTTCCAGTTTTGCATGAGCCTTGGCCATTTGCCTTCTTGTCcgttcttcctcctcctcccttAGTTGTTTGGCCCGTTGCTCAAGCTCTCTTAACTTAGGACGCTGACAAAATACACCAAAAACATAAATCTCATATGCATAAAAACTAGCAagaacataaaacaaaaattattaccTGTGCCTGGTAATCACTCGGATCAAACACAGGTGTGGATTCTCTATCATCTTTTGCTCGAGGATGTGATGCAGACTTTTCAGAAGCCTCAACAGATGTATGGTGTTCATGAACATGGACGACATTAGAATTAGTCTCGAACCGTGAAGCTGATACAAGACTCGGAGAGTCTATTACTCGAGATTTTTTCTGCCCACCATCAACCTCTTGGCTATTGTGCCCTCTCTGACCACGATTACCCCCTCTGCCTTGCATGTCATGTATAGATTTCCTGCAAATCTGAAGATCAGTATTCTACCGGCATTGGAAACAACTAATACATTGTTGGTGGAAGGCTGCAAGGTAcaggaaaaaatattaaaaaagcaaaagaaacctGGAGATTGTTGTTCGACTGGCAGCAGTAGATTCAAGGCTCTTATCTCCAACAGAAACACCCATTTCACGGGATGCAGGATTTGTGATTTCAGAGGCATGGATTCTTTCAGAATACACAAAACCCCTACCACCTTCATCTGCAGAATGGTTAGCCTTAGCATTATGAACCTGCGGTATATTCTTTTGATCCTCCCAACTGGGAACGGATGTAATATTATGTTGTTTATCAGAAGCCCGGGCTTTTGCATTTAATCCCTCAATTTTCTTAATAAGAGTGGATTCATTTGGAACAGATGAAACAGAACCTGTAACTTCTGGTAAACCAGTGGATGCAGATTCTAAATTCCTTGCTGAAACATCATCAATTGCTTTCATATTTCCCACAGTTTCAGGAGACTTAGCTTTAAAATGTACAGAAGAAGACCGTTGGTTGTCATAAGTCTGACTAGAGATTTCTTGACTTGGCACTGTCCCCCTTGAACCCATTCCCTCATCATTTCCGTAATCTGACCTCCAGTCATTCTCCCATGAAGACATTCCTGGCCGGTTCCCCTTCTCAACATATGCAGCATTGGTTACTATTGCTCCCTCCCACTTTTTCTCTTCAATCTTTCCATCCCAATCATTCTGCTGCTTCAGAAGAACTTTGTATGGTCCTCGAGTATCATGAGGATGACCAGATTCCATGTGTTCCGGAACCATCGTTTTGCCAGTAGAATGATATCCACCAGATCTTCCAAGTGAACTGTTAGGCTCAGGGGCATTTTGGGCTGGGAACCTGTTATATAGAGAGGGGCCAGCAACCATTCCCATAAACGGACCATCCCGTTCATTTGAATTGCAGTATCCCATTGGACCACCATAATAGCCCTCGTATGGCACAGGACCAGGGTAAAATCCAGGCCTAATTGGCATACCCGGCCGAATGTAGGAATCCGGCATATGCGGTCTGTACAAATCTCCATTTTTTGGATGGTGTCCCCTTGGTCCGCCTCCTGGTGGGGGACCTGGTTGTGGACTGGCAAGAGCAGTAGGTGGCATTTGAGGACGATAATAAGGAAATGGTTCGATGGGAAAGCCACCAGGACCAACAGGAGGTCCATATGGAGGGCCCCCCGGAGGTCCTCTGAACCAAACACCACTTGGAGGAGGGTTAGTTACTGGAGGACCATGCCAAGCTTCAAAATGATGAGGAATATTAGCATTGGGGTATGGTTGTGGATCAGCCTGCCACTTCTCCACACTAGACGTGACTACATCTTCACTGTATGGAGGGTTATCTCGTCTCCAAGAATTCGCAATACCACTTTTCGCATCTGAATTCATAGAAACATCACCTGATATAAAGACAGACAAAGATATAAAGACAGAAATTGGCATAAGGAGCAGGGTCTCAACATATTCACTAAAAGCAAGGGAGTTAAATGCATGTACACAAACCAGCTATAGAAGTCCCGCTCCTCTCTTTCAGCAGGGCAACTCCACCAGAAGATGAGCTAGGTCGACTATGAGAACTGTGGTCTGCACTCAGTAATTGATGaagaaatcaaattttacattgaATATTCCACTCAAGCACCTAAAACAGATAATTGTGATAATTATTGGCTTTCATGCGTCTCATTAACAATTCGAGATTGAAGtatacctcaaataaataatgaCTAAAACACACTGAAATTTAGTTTGGTAAAATACCATGCAATTATCTTCTTAAAGCTTTAAAACATAAGATATAGGCATGATATCAGCTTCAGTCTTTCGGGTAAGGAACTATTTTTGAAGTTAACatatcaca
This window harbors:
- the LOC122290425 gene encoding protein MODIFIER OF SNC1 1-like isoform X3: MTSSMFSGERRLASSSTRRGGMTVLGKVAVPKPINLPSQRLENHGLDPSVEIVPKGTHSWGSRSSSSTSNAWGSSTLSPRTDGGSGSPNLLSGRPSSGGSGTRPSTASSDRAHEPSVNNAWGQNSRPSSASGTLTSNQTSLTSLRPRSADNRPGSSQLSRFAEPLPENPGAWGAVGTSERLGVSAPKNDGFSLTSGDFPTLGSEKDNSGKSTESQDHSSHSRPSSSSGGVALLKERSGTSIAGDVSMNSDAKSGIANSWRRDNPPYSEDVVTSSVEKWQADPQPYPNANIPHHFEAWHGPPVTNPPPSGVWFRGPPGGPPYGPPVGPGGFPIEPFPYYRPQMPPTALASPQPGPPPGGGPRGHHPKNGDLYRPHMPDSYIRPGMPIRPGFYPGPVPYEGYYGGPMGYCNSNERDGPFMGMVAGPSLYNRFPAQNAPEPNSSLGRSGGYHSTGKTMVPEHMESGHPHDTRGPYKVLLKQQNDWDGKIEEKKWEGAIVTNAAYVEKGNRPGMSSWENDWRSDYGNDEGMGSRGTVPSQEISSQTYDNQRSSSVHFKAKSPETVGNMKAIDDVSARNLESASTGLPEVTDEGGRGFVYSERIHASEITNPASREMGVSVGDKSLESTAASRTTISRKSIHDMQGRGGNRGQRGHNSQEVDGGQKKSRVIDSPSLVSASRFETNSNVVHVHEHHTSVEASEKSASHPRAKDDRESTPVFDPSDYQAQRPKLRELEQRAKQLREEEEERTRRQMAKAHAKLEELDRRKHSMEGPTQNAENASSDAIDNKQELNAVHPTGEGSAGRVEQFTVLSCELPQEKPKSVNKESIVHNQSVSLHQNADSADVGYGNNASHVHDGNASKQKRMGYKQKQNLEKNSNVKLISTGTNEALRHHTDAVGKVTVSVGRAANETILSCKSSLPVDSNSVAESSSLTVNATAVVESSLPQRKKNNKGGKNKHKVEAASSMATLPSLESKETNLVNASPECGKTNASDTKLDPNLVQSVTMSKDENLLLEQCSSLPTEDSHGRVNNSQWKSQHSRRMSRNPQVNRTAEKFHGDVIWAPVASHNKADADETSQKNVVEVISPSMKRDHQVQSNPKYKRAEIERYVPKPAAKEMAQQGSIQQLVASSINQTTSDERVGRADYSSSGTESSQPADSAIVKVGPGLDSRNGDGRQNKQQGKSHGSWRQRGSAEFSVQGTQDGPSSYPSRNVQKSVEHYQLLDVDSGEEPQKYSDERKNAPDAWNIPDNSESVSVTVIKDQRVVGRGKRQPFKGQKGMGTNNDLDQNKISSGETSKIDTQSSSIEMSQTHLPTTTENRGIGERSTAYWQPKSQAFVANNQQGNRTSSGRSVGAGVVWTNKKESTRQGAVPQTHLHDNRTGGLSQPHRDHDQSPSKKVDVEEPLDVGHQQAKRGRRVGSLRGRPHSPNEILVSPDEQAPETLDVRHEQRSSLGYRKSGHHNNNRVGSRGHETRGDWNSSGQDSKHHNPPVNWERERQRQTSHYEYQPVAPYNNNKSNSAEGPKDVAHNIGPRFKERSQNHSRRGGGNSYGRQGGNDRVDAEYQ
- the LOC122290425 gene encoding protein MODIFIER OF SNC1 1-like isoform X2 yields the protein MTSSMFSGERRLASSSTRRGGMTVLGKVAVPKPINLPSQRLENHGLDPSVEIVPKGTHSWGSRSSSSTSNAWGSSTLSPRTDGGSGSPNLLSGRPSSGGSGTRPSTASSDRAHEPSVNNAWGQNSRPSSASGTLTSNQTSLTSLRPRSADNRPGSSQLSRFAEPLPENPGAWGAVGTSERLGVSAPKNDGFSLTSGDFPTLGSEKDNSGKSTESQDHSSHSRPSSSSGGVALLKERSGTSIADAKSGIANSWRRDNPPYSEDVVTSSVEKWQADPQPYPNANIPHHFEAWHGPPVTNPPPSGVWFRGPPGGPPYGPPVGPGGFPIEPFPYYRPQMPPTALASPQPGPPPGGGPRGHHPKNGDLYRPHMPDSYIRPGMPIRPGFYPGPVPYEGYYGGPMGYCNSNERDGPFMGMVAGPSLYNRFPAQNAPEPNSSLGRSGGYHSTGKTMVPEHMESGHPHDTRGPYKVLLKQQNDWDGKIEEKKWEGAIVTNAAYVEKGNRPGMSSWENDWRSDYGNDEGMGSRGTVPSQEISSQTYDNQRSSSVHFKAKSPETVGNMKAIDDVSARNLESASTGLPEVTGSVSSVPNESTLIKKIEGLNAKARASDKQHNITSVPSWEDQKNIPQVHNAKANHSADEGGRGFVYSERIHASEITNPASREMGVSVGDKSLESTAASRTTISRKSIHDMQGRGGNRGQRGHNSQEVDGGQKKSRVIDSPSLVSASRFETNSNVVHVHEHHTSVEASEKSASHPRAKDDRESTPVFDPSDYQAQRPKLRELEQRAKQLREEEEERTRRQMAKAHAKLEELDRRKHSMEGPTQNAENASSDAIDNKQELNAVHPTGEGSAGRVEQFTVLSCELPQEKPKSVNKESIVHNQSVSLHQNADSADVGYGNNASHVHDGNASKQKRMGYKQKQNLEKNSNVKLISTGTNEALRHHTDAVGKVTVSVGRAANETILSCKSSLPVDSNSVAESSSLTVNATAVVESSLPQRKKNNKGGKNKHKVEAASSMATLPSLESKETNLVNASPECGKTNASDTKLDPNLVQSVTMSKDENLLLEQCSSLPTEDSHGRVNNSQWKSQHSRRMSRNPQVNRTAEKFHGDVIWAPVASHNKADADETSQKNVVEVISPSMKRDHQVQSNPKYKRAEIERYVPKPAAKEMAQQGSIQQLVASSINQTTSDERVGRADYSSSGTESSQPADSAIVKVGPGLDSRNGDGRQNKQQGKSHGSWRQRGSAEFSVQGTQDGPSSYPSRNVQKSVEHYQLLDVDSGEEPQKYSDERKNAPDAWNIPDNSESVSVTVIKDQRVVGRGKRQPFKGQKGMGTNNDLDQNKISSGETSKIDTQSSSIEMSQTHLPTTTENRGIGERSTAYWQPKSQAFVANNQQGNRTSSGRSVGAGVVWTNKKESTRQGAVPQTHLHDNRTGGLSQPHRDHDQSPSKKVDVEEPLDVGHQQAKRGRRVGSLRGRPHSPNEILVSPDEQAPETLDVRHEQRSSLGYRKSGHHNNNRVGSRGHETRGDWNSSGQDSKHHNPPVNWERERQRQTSHYEYQPVAPYNNNKSNSAEGPKDVAHNIGPRFKERSQNHSRRGGGNSYGRQGGNDRVDAEYQ
- the LOC122290425 gene encoding protein MODIFIER OF SNC1 1-like isoform X1; translation: MTSSMFSGERRLASSSTRRGGMTVLGKVAVPKPINLPSQRLENHGLDPSVEIVPKGTHSWGSRSSSSTSNAWGSSTLSPRTDGGSGSPNLLSGRPSSGGSGTRPSTASSDRAHEPSVNNAWGQNSRPSSASGTLTSNQTSLTSLRPRSADNRPGSSQLSRFAEPLPENPGAWGAVGTSERLGVSAPKNDGFSLTSGDFPTLGSEKDNSGKSTESQDHSSHSRPSSSSGGVALLKERSGTSIAGDVSMNSDAKSGIANSWRRDNPPYSEDVVTSSVEKWQADPQPYPNANIPHHFEAWHGPPVTNPPPSGVWFRGPPGGPPYGPPVGPGGFPIEPFPYYRPQMPPTALASPQPGPPPGGGPRGHHPKNGDLYRPHMPDSYIRPGMPIRPGFYPGPVPYEGYYGGPMGYCNSNERDGPFMGMVAGPSLYNRFPAQNAPEPNSSLGRSGGYHSTGKTMVPEHMESGHPHDTRGPYKVLLKQQNDWDGKIEEKKWEGAIVTNAAYVEKGNRPGMSSWENDWRSDYGNDEGMGSRGTVPSQEISSQTYDNQRSSSVHFKAKSPETVGNMKAIDDVSARNLESASTGLPEVTGSVSSVPNESTLIKKIEGLNAKARASDKQHNITSVPSWEDQKNIPQVHNAKANHSADEGGRGFVYSERIHASEITNPASREMGVSVGDKSLESTAASRTTISRKSIHDMQGRGGNRGQRGHNSQEVDGGQKKSRVIDSPSLVSASRFETNSNVVHVHEHHTSVEASEKSASHPRAKDDRESTPVFDPSDYQAQRPKLRELEQRAKQLREEEEERTRRQMAKAHAKLEELDRRKHSMEGPTQNAENASSDAIDNKQELNAVHPTGEGSAGRVEQFTVLSCELPQEKPKSVNKESIVHNQSVSLHQNADSADVGYGNNASHVHDGNASKQKRMGYKQKQNLEKNSNVKLISTGTNEALRHHTDAVGKVTVSVGRAANETILSCKSSLPVDSNSVAESSSLTVNATAVVESSLPQRKKNNKGGKNKHKVEAASSMATLPSLESKETNLVNASPECGKTNASDTKLDPNLVQSVTMSKDENLLLEQCSSLPTEDSHGRVNNSQWKSQHSRRMSRNPQVNRTAEKFHGDVIWAPVASHNKADADETSQKNVVEVISPSMKRDHQVQSNPKYKRAEIERYVPKPAAKEMAQQGSIQQLVASSINQTTSDERVGRADYSSSGTESSQPADSAIVKVGPGLDSRNGDGRQNKQQGKSHGSWRQRGSAEFSVQGTQDGPSSYPSRNVQKSVEHYQLLDVDSGEEPQKYSDERKNAPDAWNIPDNSESVSVTVIKDQRVVGRGKRQPFKGQKGMGTNNDLDQNKISSGETSKIDTQSSSIEMSQTHLPTTTENRGIGERSTAYWQPKSQAFVANNQQGNRTSSGRSVGAGVVWTNKKESTRQGAVPQTHLHDNRTGGLSQPHRDHDQSPSKKVDVEEPLDVGHQQAKRGRRVGSLRGRPHSPNEILVSPDEQAPETLDVRHEQRSSLGYRKSGHHNNNRVGSRGHETRGDWNSSGQDSKHHNPPVNWERERQRQTSHYEYQPVAPYNNNKSNSAEGPKDVAHNIGPRFKERSQNHSRRGGGNSYGRQGGNDRVDAEYQ